From a single Alkalihalophilus pseudofirmus genomic region:
- a CDS encoding gas vesicle protein, with the protein MAVEHSMQSSTIVDVLEKILDKGVVIAGDITVGIADVELLTIKIRLIVASVDKAKEIGMDWWETDPYLSSKASNNSTKALEEENEKLKERLESLENKLNTNRLDQTEFNY; encoded by the coding sequence ATGGCAGTCGAACACTCGATGCAGTCAAGCACGATTGTAGATGTGTTAGAGAAAATATTAGATAAAGGCGTTGTTATTGCAGGTGATATCACAGTTGGTATTGCTGATGTGGAGCTATTAACGATTAAAATCCGTTTAATTGTAGCCTCAGTTGATAAAGCAAAAGAAATTGGTATGGACTGGTGGGAAACAGACCCTTACTTAAGTTCAAAAGCCTCAAATAACAGCACAAAAGCTTTAGAAGAAGAAAATGAGAAGTTAAAAGAGAGATTAGAGTCTCTTGAAAATAAATTAAATACAAACCGTTTAGACCAGACGGAGTTTAATTATTAA
- a CDS encoding gas vesicle protein K has product MQPASRTNGRINLDPDKAEHGLAQLVLTVIELLRQIVERHAMRRVEGGTLTDEQIENLGEALMNLEEKMEELKSIFGLDADDLNIDLGPLGSLL; this is encoded by the coding sequence ATGCAACCGGCCAGCCGAACAAATGGAAGAATTAATTTAGATCCTGATAAAGCTGAACATGGCTTAGCACAGCTAGTTCTTACCGTTATCGAGCTCTTGCGGCAGATTGTTGAGCGGCATGCAATGCGGCGTGTTGAAGGTGGTACGTTAACGGATGAACAAATTGAAAATTTAGGTGAAGCTTTAATGAATCTAGAAGAGAAAATGGAAGAGTTAAAAAGTATATTTGGCCTTGATGCCGATGACTTAAACATTGACCTCGGTCCCCTAGGAAGTTTGCTTTAA
- a CDS encoding gas vesicle protein, with protein MSLRESIEDKDIALIDILDVILDKGVAIKADLVISIAGVDLVYLDLRVLIASVESLVQAQQNTPVSSENFDLQREELMDATGQPNKWKN; from the coding sequence ATGTCTCTAAGAGAATCAATTGAGGACAAAGATATCGCATTGATTGATATTTTAGATGTAATTCTTGATAAGGGAGTGGCGATTAAAGCTGATTTAGTGATCTCTATTGCGGGGGTAGATCTAGTTTATCTAGATTTAAGAGTTTTAATTGCCTCTGTAGAATCTCTCGTTCAGGCACAACAGAATACTCCTGTTTCATCAGAAAACTTTGATTTACAAAGGGAGGAGTTAATGGATGCAACCGGCCAGCCGAACAAATGGAAGAATTAA
- a CDS encoding GvpL/GvpF family gas vesicle protein — translation MEQLIYLYGLIPTPELSSEPLPSMKGFDQEGELYPIQIGQHSAVVCKLDGSEYSEEKIKERVDQDMEWLQEKAFHHHETVMQLAKSYTTIPLKFCTLYKSEESLMKTIEDHEIKLAETFSSLKGNEEWNVKIYCDDQLLHKEVAKNNPAVEARKEEIKELPRGKQFFENKKLDKVIAEEAEAEKERVGEEVHNHLLGYVLQGTVKRNWNKDVTGKKENMTWNGVYLIPKEKVETFLEQIQDYEKKMGEKGWQFVASGPWPAYHFSQFS, via the coding sequence ATGGAACAATTAATTTATTTATACGGGCTCATTCCAACACCTGAATTAAGCAGCGAGCCGCTTCCATCAATGAAAGGGTTTGATCAAGAGGGTGAGCTTTATCCCATCCAAATAGGGCAGCACAGTGCTGTTGTTTGCAAATTAGATGGTAGTGAGTATTCAGAAGAGAAGATCAAAGAACGTGTTGATCAAGATATGGAGTGGCTTCAGGAAAAAGCCTTCCATCACCATGAGACCGTGATGCAGCTAGCTAAAAGCTATACGACAATTCCGCTTAAATTTTGTACGTTGTATAAATCAGAAGAGAGTTTAATGAAAACCATTGAAGATCACGAGATAAAACTTGCTGAAACGTTCAGCTCTCTTAAAGGCAACGAAGAGTGGAATGTTAAGATCTATTGCGATGATCAGCTGCTTCATAAAGAAGTAGCAAAGAATAACCCTGCAGTGGAAGCTAGAAAAGAAGAGATTAAAGAGTTACCGAGAGGCAAGCAGTTTTTTGAGAATAAGAAACTAGATAAAGTCATCGCAGAGGAAGCAGAAGCTGAGAAAGAACGTGTCGGTGAAGAGGTCCATAATCATCTGCTCGGTTATGTTTTGCAAGGTACAGTGAAAAGAAACTGGAACAAGGATGTAACCGGAAAGAAAGAGAACATGACATGGAATGGAGTATATCTCATTCCTAAAGAAAAGGTAGAAACGTTCTTAGAACAAATTCAAGACTATGAAAAGAAAATGGGAGAAAAGGGATGGCAGTTTGTCGCATCCGGTCCGTGGCCAGCCTACCACTTTTCCCAGTTTTCATAA
- a CDS encoding gas vesicle protein GvpG yields the protein MIHKLVTAPINLVIKIGEKVKEEADKELYDLPTIQQKLIQLQMMYELGEIPEEAYKAKEEELLTRYEVAKQLEIEQWEQMAQRREKE from the coding sequence ATGATTCATAAGCTGGTAACGGCCCCCATTAACCTTGTCATCAAAATTGGTGAAAAAGTGAAAGAAGAAGCAGATAAAGAGCTTTATGATCTGCCGACGATTCAACAAAAACTGATCCAGCTCCAAATGATGTATGAACTTGGCGAAATTCCTGAGGAAGCTTATAAAGCAAAGGAAGAAGAGCTGCTTACTCGATATGAAGTGGCTAAACAGCTTGAGATTGAACAGTGGGAGCAGATGGCTCAGCGAAGAGAGAAGGAGTAG
- a CDS encoding GvpL/GvpF family gas vesicle protein, producing MSQETKMGTYIFCGIETDVDDDFGEVEIEGEKRKLFTVRYKNAAMVAADVPMKIYHPNKENLMMHQHVVSVVMDKKDTVIPVSFGNVFQSSEDVGVLLENLYPQFTKLFPEIKGKIEVGLKVIAKKEWLEAKVKENTNLEKMAHSVKGKSEAASYYERIKIGDAAQQFMKTLQNEVKEKVYEPLEKAGVAAKANDPIGETMLLNASFLVDRDKEEEFDQKVNEAHEKWNDKVEFNYTGPWPAYNFVNIRLKVEES from the coding sequence ATGAGTCAAGAGACAAAAATGGGTACGTATATATTTTGCGGGATAGAGACGGATGTAGATGATGATTTTGGAGAAGTAGAAATTGAAGGCGAGAAGCGAAAACTTTTTACAGTGCGTTATAAAAATGCCGCGATGGTAGCAGCAGATGTTCCAATGAAGATCTATCACCCAAACAAAGAGAATCTGATGATGCATCAACACGTTGTTTCAGTCGTAATGGACAAAAAAGACACAGTTATTCCTGTTAGTTTTGGTAATGTATTTCAGTCATCAGAAGACGTGGGAGTATTACTTGAGAATTTATATCCCCAATTTACAAAGCTGTTTCCAGAAATAAAAGGAAAAATTGAAGTCGGATTAAAGGTGATTGCTAAAAAAGAATGGCTAGAAGCTAAAGTGAAGGAAAATACAAATTTAGAGAAGATGGCGCATTCTGTTAAAGGGAAATCTGAAGCAGCAAGTTATTATGAACGGATTAAAATTGGAGATGCCGCTCAACAATTTATGAAGACCTTGCAAAACGAAGTGAAGGAAAAGGTCTATGAGCCATTAGAAAAGGCGGGAGTGGCTGCAAAAGCCAATGATCCGATAGGAGAAACGATGCTGTTAAACGCCTCTTTTCTCGTCGACCGAGACAAAGAAGAAGAGTTTGATCAAAAGGTTAATGAGGCTCATGAAAAGTGGAATGACAAAGTGGAATTTAATTACACAGGTCCATGGCCAGCCTATAATTTTGTGAATATTAGATTGAAAGTAGAAGAAAGCTGA
- the gvpN gene encoding gas vesicle protein GvpN, which produces MTVLKDKVKTKTEALIQDEDTKQLLTRSLRYLKAGYPIHYTGPTGAGKTSLALALAKKRRRPVMLIHGNHELDNKDLIGGFTGYTSKKIVDNYIRSVYKKDESVQETWRDGRLLEAVKHGYTLVYDEFTRSKPTTNNLFLSILEEKILPLYGSKKTEPFVPVHPDFRVIFTSNPEEYAGVFKTQDALLDRLISIVVDYKDQDYEANIAAGKYGLEESQAKKITTLVSRLRDECSGENGPSLRASLMIAKLVVEEGIAIDGENEEFKQLCLDILSHQLSRCIETEQPIKAAEELIVKALKQMNVSN; this is translated from the coding sequence GTGACTGTATTAAAAGATAAGGTCAAAACAAAAACTGAAGCTCTAATCCAAGATGAAGACACAAAACAGCTGCTAACTCGCTCCTTGCGTTATTTAAAAGCAGGCTACCCTATTCATTACACAGGTCCAACAGGGGCCGGGAAGACATCTCTGGCACTCGCCCTTGCTAAGAAGAGGAGACGTCCGGTTATGCTGATTCATGGGAATCATGAGTTAGATAATAAAGATTTAATTGGTGGTTTTACAGGCTATACAAGTAAGAAGATCGTTGATAACTATATACGCTCTGTTTACAAAAAGGACGAAAGTGTCCAAGAAACCTGGAGAGATGGACGGCTGCTTGAAGCGGTTAAACATGGTTATACGCTTGTTTACGATGAATTCACAAGATCTAAGCCTACAACTAATAATCTATTTTTATCCATTCTTGAAGAGAAGATCTTGCCCCTGTACGGTTCAAAGAAAACCGAACCGTTTGTTCCTGTTCATCCTGATTTTAGAGTCATTTTCACAAGTAATCCAGAAGAATATGCCGGAGTGTTTAAAACCCAGGATGCTTTATTAGATCGCTTAATATCGATTGTTGTGGATTATAAAGATCAAGACTATGAAGCGAATATTGCAGCGGGTAAATATGGACTTGAAGAGAGTCAGGCAAAGAAGATTACGACTCTTGTCTCGAGGTTAAGAGATGAGTGTTCAGGTGAGAACGGACCAAGTTTAAGAGCTTCACTCATGATTGCGAAACTGGTCGTAGAAGAGGGCATAGCCATTGATGGAGAAAATGAGGAGTTCAAGCAGTTATGTTTAGACATCCTAAGTCATCAACTAAGCCGCTGTATTGAAACAGAGCAACCAATCAAAGCAGCAGAAGAACTAATAGTGAAAGCACTAAAACAAATGAATGTCTCTAATTAA
- the gvpO gene encoding gas vesicle protein GvpO, producing MGIKEIMNNVAGFFNEHVAPLHKITAVEEAENGGWHLIVEVIEEKEYMKKYAKDEMIGVYDVALNEDKEVTSFRRREVRYRSAIDQ from the coding sequence ATGGGAATAAAAGAAATCATGAATAATGTTGCTGGCTTCTTCAATGAACACGTTGCGCCTCTTCATAAAATAACGGCAGTTGAAGAAGCGGAGAATGGCGGCTGGCACTTAATTGTTGAAGTCATTGAAGAAAAGGAATATATGAAAAAGTATGCAAAAGACGAAATGATCGGTGTATACGATGTAGCTCTAAATGAGGATAAGGAAGTGACTTCTTTTAGAAGGCGTGAGGTGCGTTACAGAAGTGCCATAGATCAATGA
- the gvpJ gene encoding gas vesicle protein GvpJ, whose translation MAVQKSTDSSSLAEVIDRILDKGIVIDAFVRVSVVGIEILTVEARVVIASVDTWLRYAEAVGLLRDEVEEEGLPEQSNERNAAFSI comes from the coding sequence ATGGCTGTTCAAAAAAGTACCGATAGTTCAAGTTTAGCAGAGGTAATTGACCGGATTTTAGATAAAGGGATTGTTATTGATGCTTTTGTGAGAGTTTCGGTAGTAGGGATTGAAATTTTAACAGTTGAGGCACGTGTCGTTATTGCAAGTGTGGATACTTGGTTACGTTATGCAGAAGCAGTAGGTCTCCTTCGTGATGAGGTAGAAGAGGAAGGGCTGCCAGAGCAGTCAAATGAACGAAATGCTGCATTTAGTATTTAA
- the gvpQ gene encoding gas vesicle protein GvpQ — MGTFKKAAGKAAKKIVEYTPEPIKDEIKETVKDKAKEKFVENVQDKADDATDKLEDAKDEGAEKLHDKAEEGKEKAQDALLKVKDKIGNVVEAGEDFQEKIKSNQNDKDDKRIKGVSQIKGVSSIKSYKDVKSSKDIKSSNDIKTMGS; from the coding sequence ATGGGCACATTTAAAAAAGCTGCCGGCAAAGCGGCTAAAAAAATAGTCGAATATACTCCAGAACCAATCAAAGATGAAATAAAAGAAACGGTCAAAGACAAAGCAAAGGAAAAGTTTGTTGAAAATGTCCAAGATAAGGCTGATGATGCGACTGATAAGCTTGAAGATGCGAAAGACGAGGGCGCAGAGAAGCTGCACGATAAGGCAGAAGAAGGTAAAGAGAAAGCACAAGATGCCTTACTGAAAGTGAAAGATAAGATAGGCAATGTAGTAGAAGCCGGGGAAGACTTTCAGGAAAAAATCAAATCAAATCAGAATGATAAAGATGACAAAAGAATAAAAGGTGTCAGCCAGATTAAAGGAGTTTCAAGCATCAAAAGTTATAAAGATGTGAAGAGCTCAAAGGATATCAAATCTTCAAATGATATTAAGACAATGGGTTCTTAA
- the gvpT gene encoding GvpT/GvpP family gas vesicle accessory protein — MTTKEESKQSTEKNNQTNSMNLALIGGVVGAGIGLLSSPGTSKKVMKSLSESEVMRSAGKELKRTAQEILTEQAINSFRQTASGYMNGGGFLPKKKNEEQDEEQDQDQDEQQNKSKEEDSSQEQSSSEYDEIKEENKQLNDRLEKIEEMLNNLVESKK; from the coding sequence ATGACAACAAAAGAAGAGAGCAAACAAAGCACAGAGAAAAACAACCAAACGAATTCTATGAACCTAGCGTTGATCGGCGGGGTAGTCGGAGCAGGAATTGGTTTGTTATCAAGTCCTGGTACAAGCAAGAAGGTAATGAAAAGTTTAAGTGAGTCTGAAGTTATGAGGTCGGCAGGAAAAGAATTAAAAAGAACAGCCCAAGAAATTTTAACGGAGCAAGCAATTAACAGCTTTAGACAAACGGCATCCGGGTATATGAACGGCGGAGGATTTTTACCGAAGAAAAAAAATGAAGAGCAAGATGAAGAACAGGACCAAGACCAAGACGAACAACAAAATAAGAGTAAGGAAGAAGACTCTTCACAAGAGCAGTCGTCTTCTGAATACGACGAAATAAAAGAAGAAAATAAACAATTAAACGATCGTTTAGAAAAAATTGAAGAAATGCTCAACAACTTAGTAGAGTCTAAGAAATAG
- the gvpA gene encoding gas vesicle structural protein GvpA: MSIQKSTDSSSLAEVIDRILDKGIVIDAFVRVSLVGIEILTVEARVVIASVDTWLRYAEAVGLLRDEVEEEGLPERGQNTQPQFSF, translated from the coding sequence ATGAGTATTCAAAAAAGTACGGATAGTTCAAGTCTGGCAGAAGTGATTGACAGAATCTTAGATAAAGGAATTGTTATTGATGCCTTTGTCAGAGTCTCATTAGTTGGAATTGAAATTTTAACGGTTGAAGCGAGGGTTGTGATAGCTAGTGTGGACACTTGGCTGCGTTATGCAGAAGCAGTAGGGCTATTGCGTGATGAAGTGGAGGAAGAAGGCCTGCCCGAGAGAGGTCAGAATACACAGCCGCAATTTAGTTTCTAA
- the rlmN gene encoding 23S rRNA (adenine(2503)-C(2))-methyltransferase RlmN: MHKESIYGLTMDQLTEWLMERGHKKFRATQVWDWLYRKRVKSFDEMNNVNKDCLELLRENFVISTLTEHVKQESSDGTIKFLFKLYDGNLIETVLMKHKYGLSVCVTTQVGCNIGCSFCASGLLKKSRDLSSGEIVEQIMNVQHHLDSVGKDERVSHIVVMGIGEPFDNFDNMVDFLEVVKDHKGLAIGARHITVSTSGLADKIYEFADLKLQVNLAISLHAPNNELRTKIMKINKAIPIEKLMKAIDYYLEKTNRKITIEYILLKGVNDQREHAKELAEMFKDKRHLTYVNLIPYNPVDEHGQYQRSIKEDILGFYDELKKNGINCGVRLEHGTDIDAACGQLRSKQIKKDKSKSKVKA; this comes from the coding sequence ATGCATAAAGAATCCATTTACGGTTTAACGATGGATCAGTTGACTGAATGGCTGATGGAGCGTGGACATAAGAAATTCCGTGCGACTCAAGTTTGGGACTGGTTATATAGAAAACGTGTGAAAAGCTTTGATGAGATGAATAATGTAAATAAAGACTGTCTAGAGCTTTTAAGAGAGAATTTTGTAATTTCTACTTTAACAGAGCATGTGAAACAGGAATCTAGTGACGGTACCATTAAATTCCTCTTCAAACTGTATGACGGCAACTTAATTGAAACAGTCTTAATGAAGCATAAATACGGTTTGTCTGTTTGTGTTACGACTCAAGTAGGCTGTAATATCGGCTGCAGTTTCTGTGCGAGCGGCCTGTTAAAGAAAAGCCGTGATCTATCGAGCGGTGAAATCGTTGAACAGATTATGAATGTTCAGCATCACTTAGATAGTGTTGGGAAAGACGAGAGAGTCAGTCACATTGTTGTGATGGGGATTGGTGAGCCATTTGATAACTTTGACAATATGGTTGATTTCCTTGAAGTAGTGAAAGACCATAAAGGACTTGCTATCGGAGCTCGTCATATTACTGTATCTACAAGTGGATTAGCAGATAAGATCTATGAGTTTGCAGACCTTAAGCTGCAAGTAAACTTAGCGATCTCACTTCATGCTCCTAATAACGAGCTGCGAACGAAGATTATGAAGATCAACAAAGCGATTCCGATTGAAAAGCTGATGAAAGCTATTGATTATTATCTTGAGAAAACAAATCGTAAAATTACGATTGAGTATATCTTGTTAAAAGGCGTCAATGATCAACGAGAGCATGCAAAAGAGCTTGCAGAAATGTTCAAAGATAAACGTCATTTAACGTATGTCAATTTAATTCCGTACAACCCAGTTGATGAGCATGGTCAGTATCAACGAAGCATTAAAGAAGATATTTTAGGCTTCTATGATGAACTAAAGAAAAATGGCATTAACTGTGGTGTTCGTCTTGAGCACGGAACAGATATTGATGCAGCATGTGGCCAGCTAAGAAGTAAACAAATTAAAAAAGACAAATCAAAATCCAAAGTTAAAGCATAA
- a CDS encoding ATP-binding protein has product MGVETDIKSFIKKRNRLMIIVLWLSYALTMAVFIFDPVYSSKWPPVGFSLLVGLMIIRKLLKNEYWMMYIISFTMFFYLFVLNVEFPYLVNYIYILLGIIITSLYQHYGVTIFSGVLAIFSLTYFFYFSFEEIFTTVEPVDIAYIIALSIIIMMFFLFHIKFTKSLWVKARLGEKQAKEKLASTENYLDAFFTQTSEAIVVYDSNGKIINVNEAFSSLYGWEYEELVGYHINEFIPPQWEATSELEMIHKSREGKPLSVAIAISYIKDTNGKIVAYLMMIWDISERKRTEAQLRQSEKLKVVGELAAGIAHEIRNPITVLSGFTQLMENSHHKEMMQAELKRMDGIVEELLILAKPRAAELAPISIKELIEEVILLFESICMNQKINVNWNNNHTPLIYGDYNRLKQVLINVFKNAIEAIEYKGCIEITLSTIKDQVCIHIENDGPPIPSEMLCEIGSPFYTTKETGTGLGLMISSSIMKEHEGSLSIKNREESGVVVTLTLPRHNGERM; this is encoded by the coding sequence ATGGGAGTAGAGACGGATATTAAGTCCTTTATAAAGAAACGAAATCGATTAATGATCATTGTATTGTGGCTCTCATATGCGTTGACGATGGCCGTCTTCATATTTGATCCAGTCTATTCATCTAAATGGCCTCCAGTCGGCTTTTCTTTATTAGTTGGATTAATGATTATTAGAAAGCTGCTTAAAAATGAATATTGGATGATGTATATTATCTCCTTTACGATGTTCTTCTACTTATTTGTACTGAATGTCGAGTTTCCGTATTTAGTAAACTATATTTATATCTTGCTTGGAATTATTATTACATCCCTATACCAGCATTACGGCGTAACGATCTTCTCAGGTGTACTGGCGATCTTTTCGTTAACATACTTTTTTTATTTTTCGTTTGAAGAGATATTTACTACCGTTGAGCCCGTTGATATTGCTTATATTATCGCCTTGTCGATCATTATTATGATGTTCTTTTTATTTCATATTAAATTTACAAAAAGCTTATGGGTGAAGGCTAGGTTAGGAGAGAAGCAGGCGAAGGAGAAGCTTGCGTCGACTGAGAATTATCTGGATGCTTTCTTTACACAAACGAGTGAGGCTATTGTTGTTTATGATTCAAATGGAAAGATTATAAACGTAAACGAGGCATTTAGTTCTTTATACGGGTGGGAGTATGAGGAGCTGGTTGGTTATCATATTAATGAGTTTATTCCGCCGCAATGGGAAGCAACCTCTGAGCTTGAGATGATACATAAATCTAGGGAAGGCAAGCCATTATCAGTAGCCATTGCCATTTCCTATATTAAAGATACAAACGGAAAAATTGTCGCTTATTTAATGATGATCTGGGATATTTCTGAACGTAAGCGCACAGAAGCTCAGTTAAGACAATCTGAGAAGCTGAAGGTAGTCGGAGAACTAGCAGCTGGCATTGCTCATGAGATCCGTAATCCAATTACAGTGTTGTCAGGATTTACACAGTTAATGGAAAACTCTCATCATAAAGAGATGATGCAGGCTGAATTGAAGCGGATGGATGGAATTGTCGAGGAGTTATTAATTCTTGCAAAACCTCGTGCAGCAGAGCTGGCACCTATTTCTATTAAAGAATTGATCGAAGAAGTGATCTTGTTATTTGAATCAATTTGTATGAATCAAAAGATTAATGTGAACTGGAATAATAATCATACCCCTCTTATCTACGGAGATTATAATCGATTAAAGCAAGTGCTGATTAATGTGTTTAAAAATGCGATTGAAGCGATAGAATATAAAGGATGCATTGAGATTACATTATCCACTATTAAAGATCAGGTATGTATTCATATTGAAAATGACGGTCCTCCGATCCCTAGTGAGATGCTATGTGAAATTGGTTCTCCTTTTTATACAACAAAGGAAACAGGAACTGGGCTTGGGTTGATGATCTCATCCTCAATTATGAAAGAGCATGAAGGTTCTCTTTCAATTAAAAATCGGGAAGAATCCGGAGTTGTCGTCACCCTTACTCTCCCTAGGCATAACGGGGAACGTATGTAA